One window of the Xenopus tropicalis strain Nigerian chromosome 10, UCB_Xtro_10.0, whole genome shotgun sequence genome contains the following:
- the pigt gene encoding GPI transamidase component PIG-T precursor (The RefSeq protein has 1 substitution compared to this genomic sequence): MAGAVLVAAALWASVWAGQCAEPPGSDVFREELLLTPLRSGDIAATFQFRTRLDADLRKEKVSHYRIFPKVLGQLISKYSIQELHLSFTQGFWRTKAWGPPLLQAPTGAELWVWFQDSVTDVNKSWKELSNILSGIFCASLNFIDSTNTVTPTASFKPLGVANITDHHLLRYATLPREIVCTENLTPWKKLLPCGSKAGLASLLRAERLYHSSYHSQSVHIRPICQNADCSSVSWELRQALTVVFDMYSSGQGKRDWSIFKMFSRTVTESCPLASQSKIYVDVSGSGKEVDLFELNPPTSLERQVVVHGDRRVYAEYDLSQQGTFSTSRNLNVALKWKGRTAESAGQPQSPLFHAERYVSGYGLQSGVINTMVFNNHPYRAYPVMLLETVPWYLRLYVHTLTITTRGKENKPSYIHYEPAKDRQRPHLLEMLIQLPPNSITKISIQFERALLKWTEYPPDPNHGFYISPSVLSVLIPSVINQKTDELEESTLFSTLFPSSDGSSYFMRLYTEPLLVNLPTPDFSMPYNVICLTCTVVAVGYGSFYNLLTRTFQVEDRKGGGLAKTIANLIRRLRGVPPL; this comes from the exons ATGGCCGGCGCTGTGCTTGTAGCCGCTGCTCTGTGGGCCAGCGTTTGGGCCGGGCAGTGTGCCGAGCCGCCTGGGAGTGATGTCTTCCGAGAGGAGCTGCTCCTCACACCGCTGCGCTCCGGGGACATCGCCGCCACCTTTCAGTTTCGGACCCGCCTGGATGCCGACCTGAGGAAGGAGAAGG TCTCCCACTACAGGATCTTCCCTAAAGTGCTGGGCCAGCTCATCTCTAAGTACTCCATTCAGGAGCTGCACCTTTCATTCACCCAGGGATTCTGGCGTACAAAGGCATGGGGCCCACCTCTCCTGCAGGCCCCTACTGGAGCAGAACTCTGGGTCTGGTTTCAGGATTCTGTTACTGA TGTTAATAAAAGTTGGAAAGAGCTCAGTAACATCTTATCGGGTATTTTCTGTGCCTCTCTGAACTTCATCGACTCTACTAACACAGTTACTCCGACTGCATCCTTCAAGCCCCTTGGAGTGGCCAACA TTACAGATCATCACCTGCTCAGATATGCCACGCTTCCCAGAGAGATAGTTTGCACAGAAAATCTAACTCCATGGAAGAAACTGCTGCCTTGTGGGTCCAAG GCCGGCCTGGCATCTCTACTGAGGGCTGAACGCTTGTATCACAGCAGTTACCACTCCCAGTCTGTGCATATAAGGCCAATTTGCCAG AATGCAGATTGTTCAAGTGTCTCCTGGGAGTTAAGGCAGGCCCTTACTGTGGTGTTCGATATGTATTCTAGTGGCCAGGGAAAAAGAG ATTGGtccatatttaaaatgttttcccgTACTGTAACTGAGTCGTGTCCTCTGGCATCACAAAGTAAAATCTATGTTGACGTTTCTGGCTGGGGAAAG GAAGTTGATCTCTTTGAGCTGAACCCTCCTACCTCCTTGGAAAGACAGGTGGTGGTTCACGGAGACCGCAGAGTGTATGCAGAATACGACCTTTCCCAGCAGGGCACATTCTCCACATCCAGAAACCTTAATGTAGCCCTTAAGTGGAAAGGGCGGACCGCTGAGTCAG CAGGCCAGCCACAGTCCCCCCTCTTTCATGCCGAACGCTACGTGAGTGGATATGGGTTGCAGTCTGGAGTGATCAACACTATGGTATTTAACAATCACCCGTATAGAGCCTACCCTGTTATGCTGCTGGAGACAGTGCCTTGGTACCTTCGCCTGTATGTGCACACACTGACAATCACTACCAGGGGCAAGGAGAACAAACCCA GCTACATCCATTATGAACCGGCAAAGGATCGCCAGCGCCCACACTTGTTAGAGATGCTGATACAGCTGCCTCCAAACTCCATTACTAAAATCAGCATCCAGTTTGAGAGGGCGCTACTGAAATGGACGGAATACCCCCCTGATCCTAACCATGGCTTCTACATCAG TCCCTCTGTTCTGAGCGTGCTCATTCCCAGTGTTATTAACCAGAAGACGGACGAACTAGAGGAAAGCACACTGTTCAGCACTCT GTTTCCATCATCAGATGGTTCAAGCTACTTCATGCGTCTGTACACAGAACCCCTACTGGTTAACCTTCCCACACCAGACTTCAGCATGCCCTACAATGTCATCTGCCTAACTTGCACCGTGGTGGCCGTGGGCTACGGCTCTTTTTATAATCTGCTCACCAGGACATTCCAGGTTGAAGATAGAAAAGGAGGTGGCCTGGCTAAGACTATAGCCAATCTGATACGCAGGTTGCGTGGGGTACCACCTTTATAA
- the pigt gene encoding GPI transamidase component PIG-T isoform X1, which yields MAGAVLVAAALWASVWAGQCAEPPGSDVFREELLLTPLRSGDIAATFQFRTRLDADLRKEKVSHYRIFPKVLGQLISKYSIQELHLSFTQGFWRTKAWGPPLLQAPTGAELWVWFQDSVTDVNKSWKELSNILSGIFCASLNFIDSTNTVTPTASFKPLGVANITDHHLLRYATLPREIVCTENLTPWKKLLPCGSKAGLASLLRAERLYHSSYHSQSVHIRPICQNADCSSVSWELRQALTVVFDMYSSGQGKRDWSIFKMFSRTVTESCPLASQSKIYVDVSGWGKEVDLFELNPPTSLERQVVVHGDRRVYAEYDLSQQGTFSTSRNLNVALKWKGRTAESGQPQSPLFHAERYVSGYGLQSGVINTMVFNNHPYRAYPVMLLETVPWYLRLYVHTLTITTRGKENKPSYIHYEPAKDRQRPHLLEMLIQLPPNSITKISIQFERALLKWTEYPPDPNHGFYISPSVLSVLIPSVINQKTDELEESTLFSTLFPSSDGSSYFMRLYTEPLLVNLPTPDFSMPYNVICLTCTVVAVGYGSFYNLLTRTFQVEDRKGGGLAKTIANLIRRLRGVPPL from the exons ATGGCCGGCGCTGTGCTTGTAGCCGCTGCTCTGTGGGCCAGCGTTTGGGCCGGGCAGTGTGCCGAGCCGCCTGGGAGTGATGTCTTCCGAGAGGAGCTGCTCCTCACACCGCTGCGCTCCGGGGACATCGCCGCCACCTTTCAGTTTCGGACCCGCCTGGATGCCGACCTGAGGAAGGAGAAGG TCTCCCACTACAGGATCTTCCCTAAAGTGCTGGGCCAGCTCATCTCTAAGTACTCCATTCAGGAGCTGCACCTTTCATTCACCCAGGGATTCTGGCGTACAAAGGCATGGGGCCCACCTCTCCTGCAGGCCCCTACTGGAGCAGAACTCTGGGTCTGGTTTCAGGATTCTGTTACTGA TGTTAATAAAAGTTGGAAAGAGCTCAGTAACATCTTATCGGGTATTTTCTGTGCCTCTCTGAACTTCATCGACTCTACTAACACAGTTACTCCGACTGCATCCTTCAAGCCCCTTGGAGTGGCCAACA TTACAGATCATCACCTGCTCAGATATGCCACGCTTCCCAGAGAGATAGTTTGCACAGAAAATCTAACTCCATGGAAGAAACTGCTGCCTTGTGGGTCCAAG GCCGGCCTGGCATCTCTACTGAGGGCTGAACGCTTGTATCACAGCAGTTACCACTCCCAGTCTGTGCATATAAGGCCAATTTGCCAG AATGCAGATTGTTCAAGTGTCTCCTGGGAGTTAAGGCAGGCCCTTACTGTGGTGTTCGATATGTATTCTAGTGGCCAGGGAAAAAGAG ATTGGtccatatttaaaatgttttcccgTACTGTAACTGAGTCGTGTCCTCTGGCATCACAAAGTAAAATCTATGTTGACGTTTCTGGCTGGGGAAAG GAAGTTGATCTCTTTGAGCTGAACCCTCCTACCTCCTTGGAAAGACAGGTGGTGGTTCACGGAGACCGCAGAGTGTATGCAGAATACGACCTTTCCCAGCAGGGCACATTCTCCACATCCAGAAACCTTAATGTAGCCCTTAAGTGGAAAGGGCGGACCGCTGAGTCAG GCCAGCCACAGTCCCCCCTCTTTCATGCCGAACGCTACGTGAGTGGATATGGGTTGCAGTCTGGAGTGATCAACACTATGGTATTTAACAATCACCCGTATAGAGCCTACCCTGTTATGCTGCTGGAGACAGTGCCTTGGTACCTTCGCCTGTATGTGCACACACTGACAATCACTACCAGGGGCAAGGAGAACAAACCCA GCTACATCCATTATGAACCGGCAAAGGATCGCCAGCGCCCACACTTGTTAGAGATGCTGATACAGCTGCCTCCAAACTCCATTACTAAAATCAGCATCCAGTTTGAGAGGGCGCTACTGAAATGGACGGAATACCCCCCTGATCCTAACCATGGCTTCTACATCAG TCCCTCTGTTCTGAGCGTGCTCATTCCCAGTGTTATTAACCAGAAGACGGACGAACTAGAGGAAAGCACACTGTTCAGCACTCT GTTTCCATCATCAGATGGTTCAAGCTACTTCATGCGTCTGTACACAGAACCCCTACTGGTTAACCTTCCCACACCAGACTTCAGCATGCCCTACAATGTCATCTGCCTAACTTGCACCGTGGTGGCCGTGGGCTACGGCTCTTTTTATAATCTGCTCACCAGGACATTCCAGGTTGAAGATAGAAAAGGAGGTGGCCTGGCTAAGACTATAGCCAATCTGATACGCAGGTTGCGTGGGGTACCACCTTTATAA